In a single window of the Flavobacterium sp. W4I14 genome:
- a CDS encoding RNA polymerase sigma factor (sigma-70 family) (product_source=TIGR02937; cath_funfam=1.10.10.10,1.10.1740.10; cog=COG1595; pfam=PF04542,PF08281; superfamily=88659,88946; tigrfam=TIGR02937): MKLTRSYTINDLMEGCKAGDRKMQELLYKQTASKMLAVCMRYAKDRMEAEDVLQMGYIKIFQKIKEYRGDGSFEGWIRRVMVNTAIESYRKNLRSLNVVEIDEAYEQPSTGFDFGTLGMQDLMKVIQKLADGYRMVFNMYVIEGYSHKEIGETLGISEGASKSQLSRARAILKEEIIKMEGFGYATYTG, translated from the coding sequence ATGAAATTGACGCGAAGCTATACGATAAACGATTTGATGGAAGGCTGCAAAGCTGGCGACCGGAAGATGCAGGAGCTGCTTTACAAGCAAACCGCATCGAAGATGTTGGCCGTTTGTATGCGCTATGCCAAAGATAGGATGGAGGCAGAAGATGTGCTGCAGATGGGATATATTAAAATTTTCCAGAAAATAAAAGAGTATAGGGGCGATGGTTCTTTTGAAGGCTGGATTAGAAGGGTTATGGTGAACACTGCAATTGAAAGTTACCGTAAAAATTTACGCAGCTTAAATGTGGTAGAAATAGATGAAGCTTACGAGCAACCATCAACCGGATTTGATTTTGGCACTTTAGGAATGCAGGATTTAATGAAGGTGATACAAAAATTGGCAGATGGTTACCGCATGGTTTTTAACATGTACGTAATTGAAGGTTATTCGCACAAAGAAATTGGAGAAACGCTTGGGATCTCAGAAGGCGCGAGTAAATCGCAACTATCGAGAGCAAGGGCAATATTAAAAGAAGAAATTATAAAAATGGAGGGATTTGGTTATGCAACCTATACGGGATAA
- a CDS encoding cytoskeletal protein RodZ (product_source=COG1426; cath_funfam=3.30.1180.10; cog=COG1426; superfamily=47973; transmembrane_helix_parts=Outside_1_42,TMhelix_43_65,Inside_66_252), whose protein sequence is MQPIRDKDFDQLFKDAFADAEVAPSRDLWSSIESEITPKKKRIIPIYWLSAAAVLLIATLGVLVYQQQDNTDGDKKLASNTIEKVKPAVRVQTTKDSSAAIVAPVENITPVLPVQPKAVSAIAKTKVKQNVKPAVEQQRIVTAPEMQRQETIVAKVEEPKKDIKTRIEEAILQPKEEVVTALVATPVKTDEPVNDNEQSNRGIRNVGDVVNLIVNKMDKRKDKLIQFRTDDDDSSLASINIGPFKIGKRNKK, encoded by the coding sequence ATGCAACCTATACGGGATAAGGATTTTGATCAGTTATTTAAGGATGCTTTTGCTGATGCAGAAGTAGCACCTTCTAGGGATTTATGGAGCAGTATTGAAAGCGAAATAACACCTAAGAAAAAAAGAATCATACCGATTTATTGGTTATCGGCAGCCGCTGTGTTATTAATTGCTACACTTGGCGTTTTGGTTTATCAACAACAAGATAATACTGACGGAGATAAAAAATTGGCCAGTAACACCATTGAAAAAGTTAAACCAGCGGTACGGGTACAGACCACTAAAGATTCTTCGGCTGCAATTGTTGCGCCAGTTGAAAATATAACACCAGTTTTGCCAGTTCAACCTAAGGCGGTAAGTGCTATTGCCAAAACAAAGGTGAAACAAAACGTTAAACCAGCTGTGGAGCAACAGCGGATAGTTACGGCCCCTGAAATGCAAAGGCAAGAAACAATTGTAGCTAAAGTAGAAGAACCTAAAAAGGATATTAAAACAAGAATCGAAGAGGCGATTTTACAGCCAAAAGAAGAGGTTGTAACTGCGCTTGTTGCAACGCCAGTTAAAACGGATGAACCTGTTAACGATAACGAACAGAGCAATAGAGGTATCCGTAATGTTGGCGATGTGGTAAACCTCATTGTTAATAAAATGGACAAAAGAAAAGATAAGCTGATCCAGTTTCGTACGGATGATGATGATTCTTCTTTAGCATCGATCAATATAGGCCCATTTAAAATAGGTAAACGCAATAAGAAGTAA
- a CDS encoding hypothetical protein (product_source=Hypo-rule applied; cleavage_site_network=SignalP-noTM) produces MKRLIYTTLLVSGLAGVMAPGAFAQQDTVVKDSIVKRKKSFSLNMTLNGGENKKSDSTVAASKKGRFVGGITFTRVDWGFSRLIDNGSFNLSPNNDFLDL; encoded by the coding sequence ATGAAACGTCTAATTTATACAACACTTTTGGTAAGCGGGCTTGCCGGTGTTATGGCTCCAGGTGCTTTTGCACAACAAGATACAGTAGTTAAAGATAGCATAGTAAAAAGAAAAAAAAGTTTTTCGCTAAACATGACCTTGAATGGTGGTGAGAACAAAAAAAGCGATTCAACTGTCGCTGCATCAAAAAAAGGCCGTTTTGTGGGTGGGATTACTTTTACCAGGGTTGATTGGGGGTTCTCCAGGTTAATTGACAATGGCAGTTTCAACTTATCTCCAAACAACGATTTTTTGGATTTATAA
- a CDS encoding hypothetical protein (product_source=Hypo-rule applied; cath_funfam=3.30.465.10; pfam=PF13568; superfamily=56925) yields the protein MAVSTYLQTTIFWIYKGGKTSTFSFDVLQFGYRFNSNFKVYVAGGFDWTLIRLRKDITIAKNSNEFVYTDQAPVHFSKNRFSSSYVHIPLNFEFRTSENKNSKRFYLVLGPEVSFLLNGKIKQISEERGKEKQYDSYHFQSVRYGGTVRFGYGGIGLFTKYYFNDMFTTAQQAGLKNMSFGVTFGLN from the coding sequence ATGGCAGTTTCAACTTATCTCCAAACAACGATTTTTTGGATTTATAAAGGTGGCAAAACCAGTACTTTCTCTTTCGATGTTCTGCAATTTGGCTATCGTTTCAACTCTAACTTTAAGGTTTATGTAGCCGGTGGTTTCGACTGGACATTGATCCGCTTACGAAAAGACATTACTATTGCTAAAAATTCTAACGAATTTGTATATACCGATCAGGCACCTGTACATTTTTCAAAAAACCGTTTCTCGAGCAGCTATGTACATATTCCATTAAACTTCGAATTCCGTACCAGCGAAAACAAAAACAGCAAAAGATTTTACCTGGTTTTAGGTCCGGAGGTTAGCTTTTTGCTAAATGGAAAAATTAAACAGATAAGCGAAGAACGTGGTAAAGAAAAACAATATGATAGCTACCACTTTCAATCGGTTCGTTACGGAGGTACAGTTAGATTTGGCTATGGTGGTATAGGATTATTTACCAAGTATTACTTTAACGATATGTTTACTACCGCTCAACAAGCTGGCTTAAAGAACATGAGCTTCGGGGTTACCTTCGGATTAAATTAA
- a CDS encoding putative nucleic acid-binding protein (product_source=COG1848; cog=COG1848; pfam=PF13470; superfamily=88723): MKDNILIDSDVLLDFFLKREPFFIDSSKILNLCVNQKINGFVSGLIIANTYYLLRKHFSHKDILADFKILFTFLDILIIDKNVILTSIDSEFTDFEDALQNFSAENHGSINAIITRNIKDYKRSKLSVLTPTMFLKTL; this comes from the coding sequence ATGAAAGATAACATTCTCATTGATTCTGATGTTTTACTTGATTTTTTTCTGAAACGAGAACCATTTTTTATTGATTCATCAAAAATTCTGAATTTATGTGTCAACCAAAAAATCAATGGTTTTGTTTCCGGTTTAATAATAGCCAACACGTATTATTTGTTGAGAAAACACTTTAGTCATAAAGATATTTTGGCCGACTTTAAGATATTATTTACTTTTTTAGATATTTTAATAATTGACAAAAATGTTATTTTGACTTCAATCGATTCTGAATTCACAGATTTTGAAGATGCACTCCAAAATTTTTCGGCTGAAAACCATGGATCAATTAATGCTATAATTACGCGAAATATTAAAGACTACAAAAGGAGTAAGCTAAGTGTATTAACGCCTACAATGTTTCTAAAAACATTATAA
- a CDS encoding antitoxin component of RelBE/YafQ-DinJ toxin-antitoxin module (product_source=COG3077; cath_funfam=1.10.1220.10; cog=COG3077; pfam=PF19891; superfamily=47598), translated as MNTKLTLTIDKSVIKQAKAYAEQQGRSLSAVVENYLKAVIKKEEIVKDDDELSPIIKSLMLRPKVELPDDYDYKKELEKVRDEKYQKYLNNNER; from the coding sequence ATGAACACTAAACTAACCTTAACTATAGATAAGTCTGTTATTAAACAGGCAAAAGCTTATGCAGAACAGCAAGGCAGAAGCCTATCTGCAGTGGTAGAAAATTATTTAAAAGCTGTTATCAAAAAAGAAGAGATTGTAAAAGACGATGATGAGCTTTCTCCAATCATAAAATCTTTGATGCTCCGCCCGAAAGTAGAACTACCTGATGATTATGATTATAAAAAAGAACTAGAGAAAGTCAGGGATGAGAAATATCAAAAATATTTAAATAATAATGAAAGATAA